One genomic region from Ptychodera flava strain L36383 chromosome 5, AS_Pfla_20210202, whole genome shotgun sequence encodes:
- the LOC139133748 gene encoding uncharacterized protein, which translates to MLADINSIFDILGWSSPVTITAKLIFSEVCLLQLHWDEEIPDEIQRKWQMWINSLQHAPTITVPRCVFTGNPTHYEMHGFADASKTAVCAAIYIVAYENSTPVSQNLLTAKARIAPKHISIPRLELIATHTLAKLQNNVNKALSNFHITACHSWVDSTTVLYWLSNHGEWSTFVRNRVKKIDELTESKWRYVPTAENPSDLGTRGSAPSRLGKMWFQGPSWLSSEGDRPVQPEISESEGAKSEKKSTKKREVMLLLEDATQNETKAWSQELLSKFKFWKLLRITSYMKRFIDGCKGMRRVGPLTKSEITASEKVWIHITQQTNDMTSDVTLAVDEDGILRCQGRVPGYNPIFIPRRSALARRIIEHCHLQTLHGGVATTMSKVREKYWIPKLRSIVKSIRHECSYCAKYRAKVLDAPATSALPSYRTEFTEPFDVTGVDFAGPLMYKSEKHETRKAYIALFTCASTRAVHLKLCRDLSVNEFKRQLKEFVARRGSPSVMVSDNAKTFIATKRWLSTLQKDEDLFNYLTTHNIEWKFNMSRSPWWGGFFERLIGIMKRSLSKAIGRALLKFEELEEVLLDVETFMNNRPLCYMEENFEQVVITPNLLLRGQPARFLEESIDDMDDSRDVMSKRLKYLRSCRENVRKRWLNEYLHALQERCSKRVEAKDQELPGKNSIVLLKDTTKNRANWKIGRIVDNIVGKDGVIRGYKIRTGSGYVVERPLQLVCDLEVSGTNDATAVGTIAEPDADPVINQTRTSADEEERDQTNHDLRRRTRRAKTAAVDRLVGVIANENEDD; encoded by the coding sequence ATGTTAGCTGATATCAACAGCATCTTTGACATACTTGGATGGAGTTCTCCAGTTACTATCACTGCGAAGTTGATCTTCAGTGAAGTGTGCCTTCTTCAGCTACATTGGGATGAGGAAATTCCAGATGAAATTCAACGGAAATGGCAGATGTGGATAAACAGCTTGCAGCATGCACCAACCATCACTGTACCACGCTGTGTGTTCACTGGCAACCCAACACATTATGAGATGCATGGATTTGCGGATGCAAGCAAGACTGCTGTTTGTGCTGCAATATACATCGTTGCGTATGAGAACTCAACACCGGTCAGCCAGAATCTACTCACAGCTAAAGCAAGAATCGCTCCTAAACACATAAGCATTCCAAGGTTGGAGTTGATTGCCACACATACCCTGGCCAAACTACAGAATAACGTCAACAAAGCCTTGTCCAATTTCCATATCACAGCTTGTCACAGTTGGGTAGACAGCACCACTGTTTTATACTGGCTGTCTAATCATGGAGAATGGTCAACATTTGTGCGCAATCGGGTCAAGAAGATTGACGAGCTGACAGAGTCCAAGTGGAGATATGTGCCAACAGCAGAAAATCCAAGCGACCTTGGAACTAGAGGGTCAGCACCAAGTCGACTCGGGAAGATGTGGTTTCAAGGGCCAAGCTGGCTCTCAAGTGAAGGTGACAGACCAGTTCAACCAGAGATTTCCGAGTCAGAGGGAGCCAAGTCAGAGAAAAAGTCAACGAAGAAAAGAGAAGTGATGCTTCTACTGGAAGATGCAACTCAGAATGAGACGAAAGCATGGTCACAAGAGCTTCTGAGCAAGTTCAAATTCTGGAAGCTTCTACGCATAACGTCATATATGAAGCGTTTCATAGATGGCTGTAAGGGGATGAGACGAGTGGGACCACTCACTAAATCAGAGATCACAGCATCAGAGAAGGTATGGATCCACATAACACAGCAAACAAACGACATGACTTCAGATGTCACATTAGCAGTAGATGAAGATGGAATACTGAGGTGTCAAGGCAGAGTTCCAGGTTACAACCCTATCTTCATCCCAAGAAGATCTGCCCTGGCAAGACGTATCATTGAGCACTGCCATCTTCAGACATTGCACGGGGGAGTTGCAACAACAATGAGTAAGGTCAGAGAGAAATACTGGATCCCAAAGCTACGATCCATAGTCAAATCTATACGACATGAATGCAGCTACTGTGCGAAGTATCGTGCAAAGGTGTTGGATGCTCCAGCTACATCGGCCTTGCCCTCCTACAGAACGGAATTCACTGAGCCATTCGATGTGACAGGTGTGGACTTTGCAGGGCCACTCATGTACAAATCAGAAAAGCATGAGACCAGAAAGGCTTATATTGCCCTCTTCACATGTGCCAGCACCAGAGCTGTGCATCTCAAGCTTTGCAGAGACCTGTCTGTGAATGAATTCAAGCGACAGTTGAAGGAGTTTGTTGCACGGAGAGGATCACCAAGTGTCATGGTGAGCGACAACGCAAAGACTTTCATCGCGACCAAACGGTGGTTGTCGACGTTGCAAAAGGATGAAGATTTGTTcaactatttgacaacacataaCATAGAGTGGAAGTTCAACATGTCACGTTCTCCATGGTGGGGTGGATTCTTTGAACGACTCATCGGCATCATGAAGAGAAGTCTGTCGAAAGCTATAGGAAGAGcactactgaaatttgaagAGCTCGAGGAAGTTCTACTCGATGTGGAGACGTTCATGAACAACAGACCATTGTGCTATATGGAAGAAAACTTCGAGCAAGTAGTGATCACCCCAAACCTGCTGTTGCGTGGACAACCAGCGCGGTTTCTGGAGGAGAGCATCGATGACATGGATGACTCGAGAGATGTGATGAGTAAGCGGCTGAAGTACTTGAGATCCTGTAGAGAAAATGTTCGCAAACGTTGGTTGAATGAGTACCTTCACGCCTTGCAGGAACGTTGCAGTAAGAGGGTTGAGGCCAAAGATCAGGAGTTACCAGGAAAGAACTCGATTGTTCTACTCAAAGACACAACCAAGAATCGAGCAAATTGGAAGATTGGACGGATTGTAGACAACATAGTGGGTAAGGATGGAGTGATAAGAGGATACAAGATCCGGACAGGTAGTGGCTATGTTGTTGAGAGGCCACTCCAGTTGGTGTGTGATCTGGAAGTCAGCGGAACTAACGACGCAACAGCGGTTGGCACCATAGCTGAACCAGATGCTGACCCTGTGATTAACCAGACACGCACTTCAGCTGACGAAGAGGAAAGAGATCAAACCAACCACGATTTGAGACGCCGTACTAGGAGAGCAAAGACTGCTGCGGTAGATCGCCTAGTTGGTGTCATTGCAAACGAGAATGAGGACGATTAG
- the LOC139133747 gene encoding uncharacterized protein, with protein sequence MAFTEERFKRQLAIAEIKLDEIAELSNSEDTADITTAYEQIGELIKRLDKLKDETAEYLLEGESDLEHVKEWTTTQKKSSRLVTLWNQFTVEVDGSNLAEISKFDGSNLAEISKFNYLLELVKDKPKEDILGLPHTSEGYQEAKRILVETYGKDIKVHKALIKELEELPVVTNIHKLRDIHDFYNRLARIVRTLTTMRKLTTAQSSVYTLMDKLGPVREVLVQKDDDWEEWGLEQLVENLRKYVERNPLRAGDDKSTTGRRDDTTRHTSWRKKEEKLLLGSNGESKQGRKIKCVYCSSEDHSSNGCMKVLDVATKRAILRRNRMCFNCTGFGHLAVNCRSRGCKNCKGKHHTSICDKGKSTLDVSDNTKVEKGLSSVMDHASALHATVIAKVGKEKVRVMFDTGAGSSYICSDLITKLRVKPAKTEQRCIEQMYGTVRKIVEVYSITLQSLAVDGFSFNVECVNAEKGILTHLPNPSIPALKKQHRRLSRLHFSEEETTDVSMPVHIILGVADYQRIRTTEPLVLGTHPDKDPGAEFTMLGWTISGRQSGRESQTEKQFFLRSSQEEFEKLCSLDVLGIKDTDIKESAAIHEEFKKQLTRAESGYYETKLPWKEDHVPLPTNKSLCTARLYSTTKRLERIGRLEEYDKIMREQINMGVIEPVPANQTGETVHYVPHQAVIRDKAETTKMRIVYDCSARANVRSPSLNDCLETGPPLQPLLFDIIARNRMRKFCITGDIQKAFLQIRVHEQDRDALRVLWYNNLQDREVTEYRFTRVIFGATSSPYILGVTLQKHIEDYEQEYPATVHSLLEDTYVDDIQGVETKKMMLRLSRRSPLKYCQRVVSIFTNGIATSITSAQRTTSRRRYLHNKVS encoded by the exons ATGGCATTTACCGAGGAGAGATTCAAACGACAGCTGGCAATTGCCGAAATCAAACTTGATGAAATTGCAGAGCTATCGAACAGTGAGGACACGGCAGACATTACCACCGCATATGAACAAATAGGAGAGTTGATCAAGAGATTAGACAAATTAAAAGACGAGACAGCCGAATATCTGTTGGAAGGAGAATCAGACTTAGAACATGTGAAGGAGTGGACAACAACACAGAAAAAGTCATCCA GACTGGTTACGCTTTGGAATCAGTTTACCGTAGAGGTGGATGGTTCTAATCTCGCTGAAATCAGTAAGTTTGATGGTTCTAATCTCGCTGAAATCAGTAAGTTTAATTACTTACTAGAGCTAGTGAAAGACAAACCAAAGGAGGATATCCTGGGGCTACCACACACCTCAGAGGGATACCAGGAAGCCAAAAGAATACTTGTCGAGACATATGGGAAGGACATTAAGGTGCACAAAGCCTTGATAAAGGAACTGGAGGAACTACCGGTAGTGACCAACATTCACAAGTTGCGTGACATTCACGACTTTTATAACAGGCTTGCCAGGATAGTTCGCACTCTCACAACAATGAGGAAACTGACTACggcacaaagctcagtctacACTTTGATGGACAAGCTTGGCCCAGTTCGAGAAGTCCTCGTACAGAAGGACGATGATTGGGAAGAGTGGGGTTTGGAACAGCTTGTTGAAAATCTACGAAAGTATGTCGAGAGAAATCCCCTGAGAGCTGGTGATGATAAGAGTACCACAGGGAGAAGAGATGATACAACAAGACACACATCATGgaggaaaaaagaagaaaagttaCTTCTTGGCAGTAATGGAGAGTCTAAACAAGGTCGCAAGATTAAATGTGTGTATTGCAGTTCAGAAGATCATTCGAGTAATGGCTGTATGAAAGTACTGGATGTGGCCACCAAGAGAGCAATACTGAGAAGAAACAGGATGTGTTTCAACTGTACAGGATTTGGTCATCTTGCAGTCAACTGTAGATCCCGGGGATGCAAAAACTGTAAAGGAAAGCATCATACATCAATTTGTGACAAAGGGAAATCAACGCTTGATGTGTCGGACAATACCAAAGTGGAAAAGGGATTGAGCTCAGTGATGGATCATGCCTCAGCATTACATGCCACTGTTATCGCCAAAGTTGGAAAGGAGAAAGTTCGAGTCATGTTTGACACAGGTGCGGGTAGTTCATACATATGTTCAGACTTGATTACAAAATTGCGTGTGAAGCCAGCGAAGACAGAACAGCGTTGTATTGAACAGATGTACGGCACTGTAAGGAAGATTGTTGAGGTGTACAGTATCACATTACAGTCCTTAGCAGTTGATGGTTTCTCATTCAATGTGGAGTGTGTGAATGCTGAGAAAGGTATATTAACCCACCTGCCTAACCCAAGCATTCCAGCATTGAAGAAACAACATAGACGACTCAGCCGGTTACATTTCAGCGAGGAAGAGACAACGGATGTTTCAATGCCAGTTCACATTATCTTAGGAGTCGCAGACTACCAGAGGATTCGCACAACAGAACCTCTAGTCCTTGGAACCCACCCAGATAAGGATCCAGGAGCAGAGTTCACGATGCTGGGTTGGACAATTTCTGGACGGCAGTCAGGGAGAGAgagtcagacagagaaacagttCTTTTTGAGATCCAGCCAAGAAGAATTTGAGAAGCTGTGCTCACTGGATGTTCTTGGAATCAAAGACACAGATATAAAGGAGAGTGCAGCAATTCACGAAGAGTTCAAGAAACAGTTGACTAGGGCAGAGAGTGGATACTATGAAACAAAACTACCCTGGAAGGAAGATCATGTTCCACTTCCTACAAATAAGAGCTTGTGCACAGCTCGGCTATACAGCACAACAAAGAGACTAGAGAGAATCGGGAGATTAGAAGAGTACGACAAAATCATGAGAGAACAAATCAATATGGGAGTGATTGAGCCTGTACCAGCCAATCAAACAGGGGAGACAGTACATTATGTCCCACATCAAGCCGTCATCCGAGATAAGGCTGAAACAACAAAGATGAGAATAGTGTATGACTGCTCAGCGAGAGCCAACGTGAGAAGCCCTTCACTCAACGACTGCCTAGAGACGGGGCCACCACTACAACCACTTTTGTTTGACATCATTGCAAGAAATCGTATGCGAAAGTTTTGTATCACAGGAGATATTCAGAAAGCTTTCCTGCAAATCAGAGTGCATGAACAAGACAGGGATGCACTGCGAGTTCTGTGGTATAACAATCTACAAGATCGTGAGGTGACGGAGTACAGATTCACACGAGTGATCTTTGGAGCGACGTCAAGTCCATATATTCTCGGTGTAACACTGCAGAAGCACATTGAGGACTATGAACAGGAATATCCAGCAACAGTACACAGCTTGCTGGAAGATACATATGTTGACGATATTCAAGGGGTGGAAACAAAGAAGATGATGTTGCGACTTTCAAGGCGGAGTCCACTAAAATACTGTCAGAGGGTGGTTTCAATCTTCACAAATGGCATAGCAACATCGATCACCTCAGCGCAGAGAACGACAAGCAGAAGAAGATACTTACACAACAAGGTTTCTTGA
- the LOC139133746 gene encoding paraneoplastic antigen Ma1 homolog, whose protein sequence is MINVVNNNKQNNKVGRFSTHRLECNDDGTEDERAYFVLPPNRNPPGVRSPSRSSALCQAGPDAAWMEMMEKLVVNLQPRNESGWYRKLRVFSGRLPVPVNEDDYESWADKAEQMITEWKVSDAEKKKRIAESLTGPAMSVIRSLTPTPSLTVRDYLDALEKSYGTLITPAESLRAFQSCYQKSEWSHSQYLQELQTLLRRAIRQGSVKEYEADYLRLQQFIDGVLYNESYLSSLQLDTRLNNPPSYIELLQMVRKQEARQEEKAKKRAHEIARANCTTSCDSFEATATSAPVVQQVLDKSTVQQVVQQVMEQMMKGNANQLPTPPALNNTWSVPSSQSRPHQQHRRKRDQNQSQVQRNTTYNSNITDINMGSRIMEF, encoded by the coding sequence ATGATAAACGtggtaaacaacaataaacaaaataataaagttGGGAGGTTTTCCACACATAGATTGGAATGTAATGATGATGGAACTGAAGATGAGCGGGCGTACTTCGTCCTGCCCCCTAACCGTAACCCACCAGGAGTAAGATCCCCAAGCAGATCATCAGCACTGTGCCAAGCTGGTCCTGATGCTGCTTGGATGGAAATGATGGAAAAACTTGTGGTAAACCTTCAACCAAGAAATGAGTCTGGGTGGTATCGTAAATTGAGAGTTTTCTCTGGTAGGCTGCCAGTGCCGGTAAATGAAGACGATTATGAAAGTTGGGCAGACAAAGCAGAGCAAATGATTACGGAGTGGAAAGTTTCAGATGCGGAAAAGAAGAAACGTATCGCTGAGAGCTTGACCGGACCGGCGATGAGCGTTATTAGATCATTGACACCGACACCCAGCTTGACAGTACGGGATTACCTGGATGCCCTTGAGAAATCGTATGGCACTCTGATTACACCAGCTGAGTCTCTAAGGGCATTCCAGTCATGTTATCAGAAATCAGAGTGGTCACACTCTCAGTACTTGCAGGAGTTACAGACTCTGTTGCGACGAGCGATACGACAAGGTAGTGTTAAGGAGTATGAGGCTGATTACCTCCGTCTTCAACAGTTCATTGATGGAGTGCTTTACAATGAAAGCTATTTGTCATCTTTGCAACTTGACACAAGGCTCAACAACCCGCCAAGTTACATCGAGCTATTGCAGATGGTAAGGAAGCAGGAAGCACGTCAAGAAGAGAAAGCCAAGAAAAGAGCTCATGAGATTGCTAGGGCAAATTGCACCACTTCCTGTGATAGTTTTGAGGCAACTGCCACATCGGCACCAGTGGTACAACAGGTGTTAGATAAGTCAACTGTACAGCAAGTAGTGCAGCAGGTGATGGAACAGATGATGAAAGGAAATGCCAACCAGCTACCCACACCGCCAGCCTTAAATAACACCTGGTCAGTGCCAAGCAGTCAGTCACGACCACATCAGCAACACCGCAGGAAGAGAGATCAGAACCAGTCCCAAGTACAACGTAACACCACCTACAACTCCAACATCACAGATATCAACATGGGCAGCAGAATAATGGAATTCTGA